One region of Fusobacterium periodonticum 1_1_41FAA genomic DNA includes:
- a CDS encoding putative glycoside hydrolase, with amino-acid sequence MRITKKLLLLITIMFMSIFSSKEIYSKEKKSKPDYNYVVEKVSIYSDMNKKENIGYLIKGTRVNVFETKEVTKKIKNKQGKEIDATIIMKKITYKDVNKTKVAWIEDGYLVSTLNEAVDERFKNLDFTEKEKKEYKDNKRVKVRGIYVSAHSVALKGRLDELIELAKKNNINAFVIDVKGDYGELTFPMSESINKYTKSANKNPIIKEIEPVIKKLKDNGIYTIARIVSFKDTIYAKENPDKIIVYKDGGKAFTNSDGLVWVSAYDKNLWEYNVTVAKEAAKAGFNEIQFDYVRFPASNGGKLDKVLNYRNTDNMTKAEAIQKYLNYAKKELSPYNVYISADIYGQVGTSSDDMSLGQFWEAVSSEVDYVSPMMYPSHYGKGVYGLDIPDANPYKTIYHSTKDSINRNNNISSPAIIRPWIQAFTATWVKGHIHYGPKEVKEQIKAMKDLGVDEYILWSATNRYENFF; translated from the coding sequence ATGAGAATTACAAAAAAATTATTATTACTTATTACAATTATGTTTATGAGTATTTTTTCTTCAAAGGAAATTTACTCAAAAGAAAAGAAATCAAAGCCTGATTATAATTATGTAGTAGAAAAAGTTTCTATCTATTCAGATATGAATAAGAAAGAAAATATTGGATATTTAATAAAAGGAACCCGTGTAAATGTTTTTGAAACAAAGGAAGTTACAAAAAAAATTAAAAATAAGCAAGGAAAAGAAATTGATGCAACAATTATTATGAAAAAGATAACATACAAGGACGTTAATAAAACAAAAGTTGCTTGGATAGAAGATGGTTATTTGGTATCGACATTAAATGAAGCAGTTGATGAAAGGTTTAAAAACTTAGACTTCACAGAAAAAGAAAAGAAGGAATACAAAGACAATAAGAGAGTAAAAGTTAGAGGAATATATGTATCTGCTCACTCTGTTGCACTTAAAGGAAGGCTGGATGAGCTTATAGAACTTGCTAAAAAGAATAATATCAATGCCTTTGTTATAGATGTAAAAGGTGACTATGGAGAATTAACTTTTCCTATGTCAGAGAGTATAAATAAATATACAAAGTCTGCTAATAAAAATCCAATAATAAAAGAGATTGAGCCCGTAATCAAAAAATTAAAGGACAATGGAATTTATACTATTGCTAGAATAGTATCTTTTAAAGATACAATTTATGCCAAAGAAAATCCTGATAAAATTATTGTATATAAAGATGGAGGAAAGGCATTTACAAATAGCGATGGACTTGTTTGGGTGTCTGCATATGATAAAAACTTGTGGGAATACAATGTGACAGTTGCAAAAGAAGCAGCAAAAGCAGGTTTCAACGAAATACAGTTTGACTATGTGAGATTCCCTGCTTCTAATGGTGGAAAACTAGACAAGGTTTTAAACTATAGAAATACAGATAATATGACTAAGGCAGAAGCTATTCAAAAATATTTAAACTATGCAAAAAAAGAGTTAAGTCCATATAATGTATATATAAGTGCAGATATCTATGGACAAGTTGGGACTTCTTCTGATGATATGTCATTGGGACAATTTTGGGAAGCAGTAAGTTCAGAGGTAGATTATGTATCACCTATGATGTATCCTAGCCACTATGGTAAGGGAGTTTATGGACTTGATATTCCTGATGCTAATCCATATAAGACAATTTATCATTCAACAAAAGATTCTATAAATAGAAATAATAATATTTCTAGTCCTGCTATTATTAGACCTTGGATACAAGCATTTACAGCAACTTGGGTAAAAGGACATATACATTATGGACCAAAAGAAGTTAAAGAGCAAATTAAAGCAATGAAGGATCTGGGTGTGGATGAATATATTTTGTGGAGTGCTACCAACAGATATGAGAACTTTTTTTAA
- the rbr gene encoding rubrerythrin, whose translation MDLKGSKTEKNLMTAFAGESQARNKYNFYAKVAKEEGYEQIAELFDITANNEKEHAKLWFKALHGDTIPETIVNLADAAAGENYEWTDMYAKFAEEAREEGFMKLAKQFEMVGQIEKEHEERYRKLLENIKNGTVFHSEEKVAWECMDCGHLHYGNDAPGKCPVCGADKAKFKRRAVNY comes from the coding sequence ATGGATTTAAAAGGAAGTAAAACAGAAAAGAATTTAATGACAGCTTTTGCTGGAGAATCACAAGCAAGAAATAAATATAATTTCTATGCAAAAGTTGCTAAAGAAGAAGGATATGAACAAATAGCTGAACTATTTGATATTACAGCTAACAACGAAAAAGAACATGCTAAACTTTGGTTCAAAGCTTTACATGGAGATACTATCCCTGAAACAATAGTTAACCTTGCAGATGCAGCAGCTGGAGAAAACTATGAATGGACAGATATGTATGCTAAATTCGCAGAAGAAGCAAGAGAAGAAGGATTCATGAAACTTGCTAAACAATTTGAAATGGTTGGACAAATTGAAAAAGAACATGAAGAAAGATACAGAAAATTATTAGAAAACATTAAAAATGGAACAGTATTCCATTCAGAAGAAAAAGTAGCTTGGGAATGTATGGACTGTGGACACCTACATTATGGAAATGATGCACCAGGTAAATGTCCTGTTTGTGGAGCAGACAAAGCTAAATTCAAAAGAAGAGCAGTTAACTACTAA
- a CDS encoding aldehyde dehydrogenase family protein, translated as MENILKKSYRMFINGEWVNSSNGVMVKTYAPYNNELLSEFPDASESDVDLAVKSAKEAFKTWRKTTVKERAKILNKIADIIDENKELLATVETMDNGKPIRETTLVDIPLAASHFRYFAGCILADEGQATVLDEKFLSLILREPIGVVGQIIPWNFPFLMAAWKLAPALAAGDTVVLKPSSTTTLSLLVLMELIQDVIPKGVVNLITGKGSTAGEFLKNHPDLDKLAFTGSTAVGRDIALAAAEKLIPATLELGGKSANIILDDADIEKALEGAQLGILFNQGQVCCAGSRIFVQEGIYDEFVEKLVKKFENIKIGNPLDPTTVMGSQIDARQVKTILDYVEIAKQEGGVVLTGGVKYTENGCDKGNFVRPTLITNVNNGCRVSQEEIFGPVAVVIKFKTDDEVIAQANDSEYGLGGAVFTKNINRALRLAREIQTGRVWVNTYNQIPEHAPFGGYKKSGIGRETHKVILEHYTQMKNILIDLEEGTSGLY; from the coding sequence ATGGAAAATATATTAAAAAAATCATATAGAATGTTTATCAATGGAGAATGGGTAAATTCAAGTAATGGAGTTATGGTAAAAACATATGCTCCATATAACAATGAATTATTATCAGAATTCCCTGATGCAAGTGAAAGTGATGTAGATTTAGCAGTTAAAAGTGCAAAAGAAGCATTTAAAACTTGGAGAAAAACTACTGTAAAAGAAAGAGCTAAGATTTTAAATAAGATTGCTGATATCATAGATGAAAATAAAGAATTATTAGCAACTGTTGAAACTATGGATAATGGTAAGCCAATAAGAGAAACAACTTTAGTTGATATTCCTTTAGCAGCAAGTCATTTTAGATATTTTGCAGGATGTATCTTAGCAGATGAAGGACAAGCAACTGTTTTAGATGAAAAGTTTTTAAGTTTAATTTTAAGAGAGCCTATAGGAGTTGTAGGACAAATTATTCCTTGGAACTTCCCATTCTTAATGGCAGCTTGGAAGTTAGCACCAGCTTTAGCAGCAGGAGATACAGTTGTTTTAAAACCATCTAGCACAACAACATTAAGCTTATTAGTTTTAATGGAACTTATCCAAGATGTAATTCCTAAAGGAGTTGTAAACTTAATTACAGGAAAAGGAAGTACAGCAGGGGAATTTTTAAAGAATCACCCTGATTTAGATAAATTAGCTTTTACAGGTTCAACAGCAGTAGGTAGAGATATAGCTTTAGCAGCAGCAGAAAAATTAATACCTGCAACTCTTGAATTAGGTGGAAAATCAGCAAATATCATTTTAGATGACGCTGATATAGAAAAGGCACTTGAAGGAGCTCAACTTGGAATATTATTCAATCAAGGACAAGTTTGTTGTGCAGGTTCAAGAATATTCGTACAAGAAGGAATATATGATGAATTCGTAGAAAAACTTGTAAAGAAATTTGAAAATATTAAAATTGGAAATCCATTAGATCCTACAACTGTAATGGGAAGCCAAATAGATGCAAGACAAGTAAAAACTATTTTAGACTATGTTGAAATTGCTAAACAAGAAGGTGGAGTTGTTTTAACAGGAGGAGTAAAATATACAGAAAATGGTTGTGACAAAGGAAACTTTGTAAGACCTACATTAATAACTAATGTAAACAATGGTTGCCGTGTATCTCAAGAAGAAATCTTTGGACCAGTTGCTGTTGTAATTAAATTTAAAACAGATGATGAAGTTATCGCTCAAGCAAATGATAGTGAATATGGACTTGGAGGAGCAGTATTCACAAAGAATATCAATAGAGCTTTAAGACTTGCAAGAGAAATTCAAACTGGTAGAGTATGGGTAAATACTTATAACCAAATTCCAGAACATGCTCCATTCGGTGGATATAAAAAATCAGGTATAGGAAGAGAAACTCACAAAGTTATCTTAGAACACTATACACAAATGAAAAATATTTTAATTGACTTAGAAGAAGGAACTTCTGGACTATACTAA
- a CDS encoding aminopeptidase P family protein — translation MEINKRIEAARKSMKRHKVDAYIVTSSDYHQSEYIGGYFQGREYLSGFTGSAGILVIFNDEACLWTDGRYHIQAENQLKGSEIKLFKQGNTGVPTYKEYIVSKLAENSKIGIDAKILLSSDVNEILSKKKFKIVDFDLLAEVWEKRPALAAEKIFILEDKYTGKSYKEKVKEIRASLKEKNADYNIISSLDDIAWIYNFRGDDVQHNPVALSFTVISEKKASLYIDENKLNKGAKKYFKDNKVEVKGYFEFFEDIKKLKGNILVDFNKTSYAIYEAISKNNLINAMNPSTYLKAHKNETEIANTKDIHVQDGVAIVKFMYWLKNNYKKGNITEFSAEEKINSLREKIEGYIDLSFHTISAFGKNAAMMHYSAPEKNSTKIEDGVYLLDSGGTYLKGTTDITRTFFLGKVRKQEKIDNTLVLKGMLALSRAKFLFGATGTNLDILARQFLWNVGIDYKCGTGHGVGHILNVHEGPHGIRFQYNPQRLEVGMIVTNEPGAYIEGSHGIRIENELLVKEACETEHGKFLEFETITYAPIDLDGIVKNLLTKEEKEQLNTYHKEVYEKLKPYLTKTEQAFLKEYTKEI, via the coding sequence ATGGAAATCAACAAAAGAATTGAAGCAGCTAGAAAAAGTATGAAAAGACACAAAGTAGATGCCTATATTGTAACAAGTTCTGATTATCATCAAAGTGAATACATAGGTGGCTATTTTCAAGGAAGAGAATATTTATCAGGTTTTACAGGTTCAGCAGGGATTTTAGTTATATTCAATGATGAAGCTTGTCTATGGACTGATGGAAGATATCATATCCAAGCTGAAAATCAATTAAAAGGTAGTGAAATAAAATTATTTAAACAAGGTAATACAGGTGTTCCTACATATAAGGAATACATAGTTTCTAAGTTAGCAGAAAATTCAAAAATAGGAATAGATGCAAAGATACTTTTATCTTCTGATGTGAATGAAATTCTTTCAAAGAAGAAATTTAAAATTGTTGATTTTGATCTGTTAGCAGAAGTTTGGGAAAAAAGACCAGCTTTAGCAGCTGAAAAGATATTTATTTTAGAAGATAAATATACAGGAAAATCATATAAGGAAAAAGTAAAAGAAATAAGAGCAAGCTTAAAAGAAAAAAATGCAGACTATAATATTATCTCAAGTTTAGATGATATAGCTTGGATATATAATTTCAGAGGTGATGATGTTCAACATAACCCTGTAGCTCTATCATTTACAGTGATTTCTGAAAAGAAAGCAAGCCTATATATTGATGAAAATAAATTAAATAAAGGAGCTAAAAAATACTTTAAAGATAACAAAGTGGAAGTTAAAGGATATTTTGAATTCTTTGAAGATATAAAAAAATTAAAAGGAAATATCTTAGTTGACTTTAACAAGACTAGCTATGCTATCTATGAAGCTATCAGTAAGAATAATTTAATCAATGCTATGAATCCTAGTACATATTTAAAGGCACATAAGAATGAAACTGAAATAGCTAACACAAAAGATATTCATGTTCAAGATGGAGTAGCTATAGTTAAATTTATGTACTGGCTAAAAAATAACTATAAAAAAGGAAATATCACAGAATTTTCAGCTGAAGAAAAAATTAATTCTTTAAGAGAAAAAATAGAAGGATATATAGATTTAAGTTTCCATACTATATCAGCTTTTGGAAAAAATGCAGCTATGATGCACTATTCAGCTCCTGAAAAAAATTCAACTAAAATAGAAGATGGAGTGTATTTACTTGATTCAGGAGGAACATACTTAAAGGGTACTACTGATATAACAAGAACTTTCTTCTTAGGAAAAGTTAGAAAACAAGAAAAAATAGATAATACTTTAGTTTTAAAAGGAATGTTGGCACTATCGAGAGCAAAATTCTTGTTTGGAGCAACAGGAACAAACTTAGATATTCTAGCTAGACAATTCTTATGGAATGTAGGAATAGACTATAAATGTGGAACAGGACATGGAGTAGGACATATCTTAAATGTACATGAAGGACCACATGGAATAAGATTTCAATATAATCCTCAAAGATTAGAAGTTGGAATGATAGTTACTAATGAGCCAGGGGCATATATTGAAGGTAGCCATGGAATCAGAATAGAAAATGAACTTCTAGTAAAAGAAGCTTGTGAAACTGAACATGGTAAATTCTTAGAGTTTGAAACTATTACTTATGCACCTATTGACTTAGATGGTATAGTAAAAAATCTTTTAACTAAAGAAGAAAAAGAACAATTAAATACTTATCATAAAGAAGTTTATGAAAAATTAAAACCTTATTTAACTAAGACTGAACAAGCATTTTTAAAAGAATATACTAAAGAAATATAA
- the glmS gene encoding glutamine--fructose-6-phosphate transaminase (isomerizing) — translation MCGIIGYSGTNTNAVEVLLEGLEKVEYRGYDSAGIAFVTDKGIQIEKKEGKLDNLRNHMKQFEVLSCTGIGHTRWATHGVPTDRNAHPHYSENRDVALIHNGIIENYVEIKKELLEQGVKFSSDTDSEVVAQLFSKLYDGDLYSTLKKVLKRIRGTYAFAIIHKDFPDRIICCRSHSPLIVGLGEHQNFIASDVSAILKYTRDIIYLEDGDVVLVTKDNVTVYDKDEKEVKREVKKVEWNFEQASKGGYAHFMIKEIEEQPEIFEKTLGVYTDKEKNVNFDEQLEGINLHNIDRIYIVACGTAYYAGLQGQYFMKKMLGIDVFTDIASEFRYNDPVITDKTLAIFVSQSGETIDTLMSMKYAKEKGAKTLAISNVLGSTITREADNVIYTLAGPEISVASTKAYSSQVLVLYLLSLYMGAKLGKLEEKDYVKYISDINLVKENISELIKEKEKIHEIAKRIKDVKNGFYLGRGIDEKVAREGSLKMKEINYIHTEALAAGELKHGSIALIEQGVLVVAISTNLEIDEKVVSNIKEVKARGAYVVGVCKEGSLVPEVVDDVIQIKDSGELLSPVLAVVALQYLAYYTSLEKGFDVDKPRNLAKSVTVE, via the coding sequence ATGTGTGGAATAATTGGATATTCAGGAACTAATACAAATGCAGTAGAAGTTTTATTAGAAGGACTTGAAAAGGTTGAATACAGAGGATATGATTCAGCAGGAATTGCCTTTGTAACTGATAAAGGGATACAAATAGAAAAGAAAGAAGGAAAATTAGATAATTTAAGAAATCATATGAAACAATTTGAAGTTCTTTCTTGTACAGGGATAGGTCATACTAGATGGGCAACTCATGGAGTACCTACAGATAGAAATGCTCACCCTCACTATAGTGAAAACAGAGATGTTGCACTTATACACAATGGAATTATTGAAAACTATGTAGAAATCAAAAAAGAATTATTAGAACAAGGTGTAAAATTTAGTTCAGATACAGACTCAGAAGTAGTTGCTCAACTATTTTCAAAACTATATGATGGAGATTTATACTCAACTCTAAAAAAAGTTTTAAAAAGAATAAGAGGAACTTATGCTTTCGCTATAATTCATAAAGATTTCCCTGATAGAATAATCTGTTGTAGAAGTCATAGTCCTTTGATAGTTGGACTTGGAGAACATCAAAATTTTATAGCTTCAGATGTATCAGCTATATTAAAATATACAAGAGATATCATTTATCTTGAAGATGGAGATGTTGTTTTAGTAACAAAAGACAATGTAACTGTCTATGATAAAGATGAAAAAGAGGTAAAAAGAGAAGTTAAAAAAGTTGAATGGAACTTTGAACAAGCTTCAAAAGGTGGATATGCTCACTTTATGATAAAAGAAATTGAGGAGCAACCTGAAATTTTTGAAAAAACTTTAGGTGTCTATACAGATAAAGAAAAGAATGTAAATTTTGATGAGCAGTTAGAAGGAATAAATTTACATAATATAGACAGAATATATATAGTTGCTTGTGGAACAGCTTACTATGCAGGTTTACAAGGACAATATTTTATGAAAAAAATGTTGGGAATAGATGTATTCACAGATATAGCTTCTGAATTCAGATACAATGACCCTGTAATAACTGATAAGACTTTAGCTATTTTTGTAAGTCAATCAGGAGAAACTATTGATACTTTAATGTCAATGAAATATGCAAAGGAAAAAGGAGCAAAAACTTTAGCAATATCTAATGTTTTAGGTTCAACAATAACAAGAGAAGCTGACAATGTTATCTATACTCTTGCAGGACCTGAAATCTCAGTTGCTTCTACAAAAGCATATAGTTCACAAGTTTTAGTTCTATATCTATTATCTCTATATATGGGAGCAAAACTTGGAAAATTAGAAGAAAAAGATTATGTAAAATATATTTCTGATATAAATTTAGTAAAAGAAAATATAAGTGAACTTATAAAAGAAAAAGAAAAGATACATGAAATTGCTAAAAGAATAAAAGATGTAAAAAATGGTTTCTATCTTGGTAGAGGAATAGATGAAAAAGTTGCTAGAGAAGGTAGCTTAAAGATGAAGGAAATCAACTACATTCACACTGAAGCTCTTGCTGCTGGGGAATTAAAGCATGGAAGCATAGCCCTTATAGAACAAGGAGTTTTAGTTGTTGCTATCTCTACTAACTTAGAAATAGATGAAAAAGTTGTATCAAATATAAAAGAAGTTAAGGCTAGAGGAGCTTATGTTGTTGGAGTTTGTAAGGAAGGAAGTTTAGTTCCTGAAGTGGTAGATGATGTAATTCAAATTAAAGACAGTGGAGAGTTACTAAGCCCTGTTCTTGCAGTTGTTGCTCTACAATATTTAGCTTACTATACATCTTTAGAAAAAGGTTTTGATGTTGATAAACCTAGAAATCTTGCAAAATCTGTAACAGTGGAATAA
- a CDS encoding radical SAM/SPASM domain-containing protein → MRIYLLITNRCNLKCSMCIRDNQHEKDMNFEDFKNIFEKRDTSNTEIVITGGEPTLNLEFVKFIEYSSTKFKKVLIATNGVFNQYIKNIKNIKNIIFQISLDGNENIHNQIRGGKIFNNILETIKELEKYDLEYCIASVVGEDNYETIFELIPVLNKLKKMKYWKLSYKMPFGSAKKSDLLSSEKWNKFVDKILDIVEFRLSIKKIFPLELYDKYFDKLSSNNRCFNCGSGKEKVYIYPNFNVYPCTCLTDFCIGNIKDESLEDIIKGMSNKNFYNYNILENSICNQCKYKNFCNGGCMGMSYNILGKLGLGDIRCPIVKKYYEEKCILF, encoded by the coding sequence ATGAGAATATACTTACTTATAACTAATAGATGTAATTTAAAATGCTCTATGTGCATAAGGGATAACCAACATGAAAAAGATATGAATTTTGAGGATTTTAAAAATATTTTTGAAAAAAGAGATACTTCTAATACAGAAATAGTCATAACTGGTGGAGAACCGACTTTAAATTTAGAATTTGTAAAATTTATAGAATATTCTTCAACTAAATTTAAAAAGGTATTAATCGCAACAAATGGGGTATTTAATCAATATATCAAAAATATCAAAAATATTAAAAATATCATATTTCAAATATCTTTAGATGGAAATGAAAATATACATAACCAAATAAGAGGAGGAAAAATTTTTAATAATATTCTAGAAACAATTAAAGAACTTGAAAAATATGATTTAGAATATTGTATAGCCAGTGTTGTTGGAGAAGACAACTATGAAACTATTTTTGAATTAATTCCAGTACTGAACAAACTAAAAAAAATGAAATATTGGAAGTTATCTTATAAAATGCCTTTTGGAAGTGCAAAAAAAAGTGATCTACTTTCAAGTGAGAAATGGAATAAATTTGTTGATAAAATATTAGATATAGTAGAATTTCGCTTATCAATAAAAAAGATTTTTCCTTTAGAATTATATGATAAGTATTTTGATAAACTTTCATCAAATAATCGTTGTTTTAATTGTGGAAGTGGGAAAGAAAAGGTATATATTTACCCTAATTTTAATGTTTATCCTTGTACTTGTCTTACAGATTTTTGTATAGGAAATATTAAAGATGAATCTCTAGAAGATATCATAAAAGGAATGAGTAATAAAAACTTTTATAATTACAATATTTTAGAGAATAGTATTTGTAATCAATGTAAATATAAAAACTTTTGTAATGGAGGTTGTATGGGAATGTCTTACAACATTTTAGGAAAATTAGGACTAGGAGATATAAGATGCCCCATAGTAAAAAAATATTATGAAGAAAAATGTATATTATTTTAA
- a CDS encoding radical SAM protein has protein sequence MKKNVYYFNINYLCDNKCIFCYSHNTNNLKTESIITLKEIIKTINKYKISEKDRLILNGGEPLLHKEINEILNYISNTNIETLIFTNGRNLTKLNPNFLTKNIRFIIPIHGDENTHNYITKDTKSFQETLSSFKWLYENNLPCLVDLKIILNNETIKKLKFEKALKIWKEIPINNAIHITKMMDTKVSKTNGCQSLNLDVVNKYTLKLFNEFKNNRKKLKFYSTCIKDILSSTKYEIEHENLEITLLYKDYASEHYIDLNKKNTSCIFECDKKEYCLSEVDTYNVLEFYNNKFYNGME, from the coding sequence ATGAAGAAAAATGTATATTATTTTAATATTAATTACTTATGTGATAATAAATGCATTTTCTGTTATTCACATAATACTAATAACTTAAAAACAGAAAGTATAATTACATTAAAAGAAATAATAAAAACCATTAATAAATATAAAATTTCTGAAAAAGATAGATTAATTTTAAATGGTGGGGAGCCTTTATTACATAAAGAAATAAATGAAATATTAAATTACATTAGTAACACTAATATAGAGACTTTAATTTTTACTAATGGAAGAAATCTCACAAAATTAAATCCAAACTTTTTAACTAAAAATATTAGATTCATTATTCCTATTCATGGTGATGAAAATACACATAATTACATAACTAAAGATACAAAAAGTTTTCAAGAAACTCTATCTTCTTTTAAATGGTTATATGAAAATAATCTTCCTTGTTTAGTTGATTTAAAAATAATTCTAAACAATGAAACTATAAAAAAATTAAAATTTGAAAAAGCATTAAAAATCTGGAAGGAAATTCCTATAAATAATGCAATACATATTACTAAAATGATGGATACTAAAGTTTCTAAAACTAACGGTTGTCAGTCATTAAATCTGGATGTAGTAAACAAATATACTTTAAAATTATTTAATGAATTTAAAAATAATAGAAAAAAACTTAAGTTTTATAGTACTTGTATAAAAGATATTTTAAGTTCAACAAAATATGAAATAGAACATGAAAATTTAGAAATAACTTTACTATATAAAGATTATGCTTCTGAACATTATATAGATTTGAATAAAAAAAATACTTCTTGTATCTTTGAATGTGACAAGAAAGAATATTGTTTATCCGAAGTCGATACTTATAATGTTTTAGAGTTTTATAATAATAAATTTTACAATGGTATGGAGTAA
- a CDS encoding radical SAM/SPASM domain-containing protein, whose protein sequence is MKNIKSIALTIKPTNSCNFQCKHCFNGEHLEEKIFLPIETVFKTLELISKKYNDIKITFHGGEPTLAGIDFYKKIFSYEKILKKKYNVDFWHIFQTNGYLLSSKFIDLLISEDVLISISFDGPHNNDLRSNTDIILKKIQEIKEKNGNLRIFCVETAKSINFLLETYNWFKENKLNYKILPIQPRGFAENEKDFILNPQIYVDALLKVYNFWLKDKENTMNMYTFQEFLKLKKESNFKEKWFDRKLSLNPDGNFYPFGRPYDINFNLGNPYDLDNIDECFSNKNYIKLKDILNKKINEKCTNCQVFSTCNGTCLCSSFVYGNDEDMLEYSCELARLTFKNVIKINEKVEKEISDKQYQSYSERVLKEFKK, encoded by the coding sequence ATGAAAAATATAAAATCTATAGCTTTAACAATAAAGCCAACAAATTCTTGTAATTTTCAATGCAAACATTGCTTTAATGGTGAACATTTAGAAGAAAAAATATTTCTTCCTATAGAAACCGTTTTTAAAACTTTAGAATTGATTTCTAAAAAATATAATGATATAAAAATAACTTTTCATGGTGGAGAACCTACACTTGCTGGAATAGATTTTTATAAAAAAATTTTTTCCTATGAAAAAATATTGAAAAAGAAATATAATGTAGATTTCTGGCATATATTTCAAACTAATGGCTATCTTCTGTCTAGTAAATTTATCGATTTATTAATTTCTGAAGATGTTTTAATCAGTATATCTTTTGATGGACCACACAATAATGATTTACGTTCAAATACAGATATTATTTTAAAAAAGATTCAAGAAATAAAAGAAAAAAATGGAAATTTAAGAATTTTTTGTGTGGAAACAGCTAAAAGTATAAATTTTTTGCTTGAAACTTATAATTGGTTTAAAGAAAATAAATTAAATTATAAAATTTTGCCAATTCAGCCAAGAGGATTTGCTGAAAATGAAAAAGACTTTATTTTAAATCCTCAAATATATGTGGATGCTTTATTAAAAGTTTATAATTTTTGGCTAAAAGATAAAGAGAATACAATGAATATGTACACTTTTCAAGAATTTCTAAAATTAAAAAAAGAGTCTAATTTTAAAGAAAAATGGTTTGATCGAAAATTATCACTAAATCCAGATGGAAATTTTTATCCTTTTGGACGTCCTTATGATATTAATTTTAATTTAGGAAATCCTTATGATTTAGATAATATTGATGAATGTTTTTCTAATAAAAATTATATTAAATTAAAAGATATTTTAAATAAAAAAATAAATGAAAAATGTACAAATTGTCAAGTATTTTCAACTTGTAATGGAACTTGTTTATGTAGTTCTTTTGTCTATGGAAATGATGAAGATATGTTAGAATATTCTTGTGAATTGGCTAGATTGACTTTTAAAAATGTTATAAAAATTAATGAAAAGGTAGAAAAAGAAATATCAGATAAACAATATCAATCATACAGTGAAAGAGTTTTAAAAGAGTTTAAAAAATAA
- a CDS encoding DUF1353 domain-containing protein: protein MEKSKLNLRLLSDGKAILTDDYIYDINGYQIKVFKGFITDGASIPKVLQCIYNPYGKWIKGAVIHDYLYSKYNTTGINRKLADKIFKLIMLETGVNKSTANKFYKAVKLFGEMSWQDKIYNEGYKDQAIIDRTKEAKEYYMQWNKILKL, encoded by the coding sequence ATGGAAAAGAGTAAATTAAACCTAAGGCTTTTATCTGATGGTAAAGCAATACTAACAGACGATTACATTTATGACATCAATGGCTATCAGATAAAAGTTTTTAAAGGTTTTATAACAGATGGAGCGTCTATTCCAAAAGTATTACAGTGCATATACAATCCCTATGGGAAATGGATAAAAGGTGCGGTAATTCACGATTATCTATATTCTAAGTACAACACTACTGGAATAAATAGAAAATTAGCAGATAAGATTTTCAAATTAATAATGTTGGAAACAGGAGTAAATAAGAGTACTGCTAATAAATTCTATAAGGCTGTAAAACTGTTTGGAGAAATGAGTTGGCAAGATAAAATTTATAATGAGGGGTATAAAGACCAAGCTATAATTGATAGGACGAAAGAGGCTAAAGAATATTATATGCAGTGGAATAAGATTTTAAAATTATGA